A region of the Ostrinia nubilalis chromosome 21, ilOstNubi1.1, whole genome shotgun sequence genome:
ttaattacCCGTTAAAactgtaaatatttatgcgaaaCAATGTCCGACGTTAACATGGAGAAGTTTGCTATGCCAGACTTTGTTCCTGACCGTTACGTGAAGGAATTAGCGAGGTCTTGTGTCGGGGGGGAGGAGCTGCAGCAACAGAAGGAGAACATACAAACTCTTTCCGAAGAAACTGCCAGTGCCCTCAAGAAAAATGTCTACGAGAACCACATGCAGTTCATCGAGACGGCCACGGAAATATCCCACCTGGAGACTGAAATGTACAAGCTGTCTCATCTCCTGAGCGAACAACGAACGGTGCTTACAACCCTGTCTCACGCGTCAATTTTAGGTAACGAAAACGCCCTGTCTCGCGAGTCTCTCGACAACCACGACGTCGAAGCCGAGAGGGCCGAGGAACAGCGCAAAAACAAGCTCAATTTGATTACAGAAAAAGTTGAAGGCTGTATGAATTTATTAGATGTTCCAGACCGAACTTTATTACACGACGGTGATTTATTAGAAATAGATGCGGAGGAGAACACTGCCTTACAAAGAATGCATGTATATTTATTCAATGACTGCCTTATGTTAACCTCGTGGATATCTAACCGTCGGGGTCCAATGAGATATAAATTCCAAATTAGTTATCCTATCAGTACTCTAGCCGTAGTGAATGTTCGTGATTTAGGAACTGTGAAGCAGGCTTTTAAAGTCCTAGCTTTTCCAGACACTAGAGTATTTCAGTGCAATAGTATTGCAGTCAAGAAAGATTGGTTGGATAAGTTTGATGTGGCCAAAAAAATGTATATTGAGAaagaaaattcaaaacaaaagaaaaaggaAGGCCAAGAGAAGCCCAGGCTTGAGTCATTGGAGTCTCCTAGTCTGTCAGTAGAGGAGCTGCCTTCACCGCAGATAACACCACTGCCAGAGTGGCTAGCAGATGTGACTGAAGAGCTAGATGTTCTGATTGTTGAAAGACACTTCCAGAAAACTTATGAACTGATGGTTTCAGCTCAGAAAGCATTTAATACAGAAGAATTCAAGACCCACCCGCAGAAAGCAGAGATAATGAAAAGAATTGATCAAAAGCAAAAGGTTCTGATAGAGATATTGCTAAAGGAACTTGACGTTACTCACAACTGGAGTCCAAGAGGAGGTCTACAGTCATCCAGACAGCCAGTCATGATACTCAACAAGTTCAACATGACTAGTCAAGCGTGTGAACTGTTTCTAGCTGTCTGTAGTCACACAGTCAAAGTACATGTAAAAGGAGTCCAATTAGAAGGCTCCATCAATAGTTATGTTAAGCAAGTGGGTGAAGTGTTCTTTTGCTCACTTAGTGATGCCTTAACAGAGTTTATTACTTTATTCCCTAAGAATAAAGTGAGCGCTTTCGTAGTCTGGGCTAGCATGCAGCTTAGGATTTTAATGAGTCAAATAATTAAGCAAGTTTTTACGCCGCAGTGTGCTCTGGATTCAGTGCTGGAGTGTGTTGAGAGTCTTCGGGAACAGTGCACACTATTCTGTGAATTTGGGCTCGACCTGAGATTCCAAATGAATAGTTGTTTAAGAACTCCTATAATAAAAGCGTTAAAGGAATACAAAGAGAAGATTGTTGATTCTATGAAA
Encoded here:
- the LOC135082260 gene encoding exocyst complex component 8 — encoded protein: MSDVNMEKFAMPDFVPDRYVKELARSCVGGEELQQQKENIQTLSEETASALKKNVYENHMQFIETATEISHLETEMYKLSHLLSEQRTVLTTLSHASILGNENALSRESLDNHDVEAERAEEQRKNKLNLITEKVEGCMNLLDVPDRTLLHDGDLLEIDAEENTALQRMHVYLFNDCLMLTSWISNRRGPMRYKFQISYPISTLAVVNVRDLGTVKQAFKVLAFPDTRVFQCNSIAVKKDWLDKFDVAKKMYIEKENSKQKKKEGQEKPRLESLESPSLSVEELPSPQITPLPEWLADVTEELDVLIVERHFQKTYELMVSAQKAFNTEEFKTHPQKAEIMKRIDQKQKVLIEILLKELDVTHNWSPRGGLQSSRQPVMILNKFNMTSQACELFLAVCSHTVKVHVKGVQLEGSINSYVKQVGEVFFCSLSDALTEFITLFPKNKVSAFVVWASMQLRILMSQIIKQVFTPQCALDSVLECVESLREQCTLFCEFGLDLRFQMNSCLRTPIIKALKEYKEKIVDSMKSKVSEDKWTPVNMHTKAGVNKFLSQMENLGLILAKFIINETWVDLSSSTIWFAQSVITVQKVGLNLVTKDMMDVLDECIHAIFNSRLKLSLGNDSSYAQKNFQFILDTVMPLMLRLYKEEVGYDNEKLVTLAKKFGVTVAPPKKSNITKYTSNEYL